The Streptomyces asoensis DNA window CGACCACTGCCTTGGCGGTGAAGTGGTTGCAGCCGTAGCTGCCCGCGGCCTTGCCGTCCTCGATCTCTACGTGCGCACCCGCCGGGGCGCGCCGGGTGGTGCCGTCCACGGTGACGCTGTCGACGCTCCAGCGGACCCCGGTGACGGGCTGCTCGGCGCTCACCGCACCGCTGCCGGGCTGCTCGCCGTCCGCCCGTTCGGTGCCGCAGGCCGCGGCGAGCGGGACGAGGAGGGCGGCCGCGGTCAGGGCGGTGCGGCGCCTGAACGGGTGCGTAGGGCTGTGCCGGTGCCGGTACATGCCGGTTCGACGGGAGGGGTGGGGCGATCGGTTCCGTCCGGGGCCGGATTCAGGCCATCAGGGGCAGCAGCGCGCCGAGGTCGGCCCGCTCGCCGCTCGCCGTGACCTTCGCCTGCCCGAGGGCGTCGTGCCAGGTCACCCGGCCGGTCGCCAGCCGGATCCAGGTCAGCGGGTCGGTCTCGACG harbors:
- a CDS encoding META domain-containing protein, encoding MYRHRHSPTHPFRRRTALTAAALLVPLAAACGTERADGEQPGSGAVSAEQPVTGVRWSVDSVTVDGTTRRAPAGAHVEIEDGKAAGSYGCNHFTAKAVVEGSAVRFSDARATRMACGDHMDFERALAATLADGVLASEVEGRTLTLATADGDRVRLVRK